A window of Elusimicrobiota bacterium contains these coding sequences:
- a CDS encoding PorV/PorQ family protein yields MKNLWATAGALWGLALAAGAATTEGLSTPFLSMGAGARAAALGQAYTAVANDATAVYWNPAALPFLHRRTVTLMHGALVGSAMTYDYAAFGQKWGRHGGVGVGLQHLSAGGLVLADASGARQGEFKPRDFAGSLAVGGQWSGAAVGATVKLVRRQVVNTAQTLAYDVGVLSPFYFGNRLRLGAAATNLGGALKFDQVKEKIPATHRGGAVVRFSPRAFASVEAEKKTGARAALRVGGEYALDWKTGALALRAGYDSGLTEDRGAAGFTVGLGLGFDNVKVDYALIPNREGDVSHLLSLTTWF; encoded by the coding sequence ATGAAAAACCTTTGGGCCACGGCCGGCGCGCTTTGGGGGTTGGCGCTCGCCGCCGGCGCGGCGACGACGGAAGGATTGTCCACCCCTTTTCTTTCGATGGGGGCGGGCGCCCGGGCGGCCGCCTTGGGCCAGGCCTACACCGCCGTGGCCAACGACGCCACCGCCGTCTATTGGAACCCCGCCGCTCTGCCCTTTTTGCACCGCCGCACCGTGACGTTGATGCACGGCGCCCTGGTGGGTTCCGCCATGACCTACGACTACGCCGCCTTTGGTCAAAAATGGGGCCGCCACGGCGGCGTCGGGGTGGGCCTCCAGCATTTATCCGCCGGGGGGCTCGTCTTGGCCGACGCGAGCGGGGCGCGCCAGGGAGAATTCAAACCCCGGGATTTCGCCGGTTCCTTGGCCGTGGGCGGGCAATGGTCGGGGGCGGCGGTGGGGGCGACGGTCAAGCTCGTGCGCCGGCAAGTCGTGAACACCGCCCAAACCCTCGCCTACGACGTGGGGGTCCTCTCCCCGTTTTATTTCGGCAACCGATTGCGCCTGGGGGCCGCCGCCACGAATTTGGGCGGCGCGCTGAAATTCGACCAAGTCAAAGAAAAGATTCCGGCGACGCACCGGGGGGGCGCGGTCGTTCGCTTTTCCCCCCGAGCCTTCGCGTCGGTCGAGGCCGAGAAAAAAACCGGGGCCCGGGCGGCCCTTCGGGTCGGCGGCGAATACGCTCTGGATTGGAAAACCGGCGCCCTGGCCCTGCGGGCGGGTTACGACAGCGGACTGACGGAAGACCGCGGCGCCGCGGGATTCACCGTGGGCCTCGGGTTGGGTTTTGACAACGTGAAGGTGGATTACGCGTTGATTCCGAACCGGGAGGGCGACGTGTCCCATCTGCTGTCGCTGACGACGTGGTTTTAA
- a CDS encoding FecR domain-containing protein translates to MKKWVLILLGVLAVSPARAYDASLKAFQGKAFVRAAGATEYRPLRAGQKFRRDDTIRTGDGGRVQVAFKSGATVLVKENSRFSLRSDKNGDALSFVRGEFLIGLRNRLKGRNKFTVRTPACVAAVRGTVFWGLSDDKKKSTYACFTGAIEITAQGQSATLNPGDKLEVAFGAAPGATAPANIPKDYIKTFAVDDSLQGVDEILEDGGAK, encoded by the coding sequence ATGAAAAAGTGGGTCTTGATTCTCCTCGGAGTCCTCGCCGTTTCCCCCGCCCGCGCCTACGACGCCTCGCTCAAAGCCTTCCAAGGCAAAGCCTTCGTCCGGGCCGCCGGCGCCACCGAATACCGCCCCCTGCGCGCCGGCCAAAAATTCCGCCGGGACGACACCATTCGCACCGGGGACGGCGGACGGGTCCAAGTGGCTTTTAAGTCCGGGGCCACGGTCCTCGTGAAAGAAAATTCCCGTTTTTCCCTTCGCAGCGACAAAAACGGCGACGCGCTCTCCTTTGTCCGGGGCGAATTCCTGATCGGACTTCGAAACCGGCTCAAAGGGCGCAATAAATTCACCGTGCGCACCCCCGCCTGCGTGGCGGCCGTGCGCGGCACGGTGTTCTGGGGATTGAGCGACGACAAGAAAAAATCCACTTACGCCTGTTTCACCGGCGCCATTGAAATCACGGCGCAAGGCCAATCGGCGACCCTGAACCCCGGGGACAAGCTGGAAGTGGCCTTCGGCGCCGCGCCGGGCGCGACCGCTCCGGCCAATATTCCCAAGGACTACATCAAGACCTTCGCGGTGGACGACAGTCTGCAGGGAGTCGACGAGATTTTGGAGGACGGCGGGGCGAAGTAG
- a CDS encoding DEAD/DEAH box helicase, with product MSFESLSLHPTLVKATAALGYTEPTPIQAKAIPLALSGRDVLGAAQTGGGKTAAFVLPILHGLLTKPGPGPRVLILVPTRELAVQVDRVIKECSRFSPVKTAVIIGGVGHSGQTHAVRQGAQILVATPGRLMDHLEQKNFQLHRIDQLVLDEADRMLDMGFLPDIKDILKHVPPERQTQLYSATLHKDVERIASFALRDPARVEVEKPATVAEGISQIAYPVIQSQKIPLLLTLLNSTEMRSVLVFTRTKHGADKVAQRLTECGYRTGVLHSNRSQNQRQAAMDDFRHARTRLLVATDIAARGIDVKGISHVVNFDVPRHAEDYVHRVGRTARAYGVGDAILLVDPSEESFVRGIERYARIVFPRAMIPNFQYNNPPRGGGAPAGRSGRSPFSSHKGTSHSPHKGSSHPNARHPGNRPPRGPFRRHK from the coding sequence ATGTCTTTTGAATCACTGTCCCTTCACCCCACCCTCGTCAAAGCCACCGCCGCCCTCGGCTACACCGAACCCACTCCCATTCAAGCAAAAGCCATTCCCCTGGCCCTGTCGGGGCGGGACGTTTTGGGCGCGGCCCAAACCGGCGGCGGCAAAACGGCCGCCTTCGTTCTGCCCATTCTCCACGGACTGCTGACCAAGCCCGGTCCCGGTCCGCGGGTGCTGATCCTGGTTCCCACGCGGGAACTCGCCGTTCAGGTGGATCGCGTCATCAAGGAATGTTCCCGTTTTTCCCCAGTCAAAACCGCCGTCATCATCGGCGGGGTGGGCCACAGCGGCCAGACCCACGCCGTGCGCCAAGGGGCCCAAATTCTGGTGGCCACGCCGGGCCGCCTCATGGACCACCTGGAACAAAAGAATTTTCAACTCCATCGCATCGATCAGCTGGTGTTGGACGAAGCGGACCGAATGCTGGACATGGGCTTTCTGCCCGACATCAAAGACATTTTGAAACACGTTCCGCCGGAACGGCAAACCCAGCTCTATTCGGCGACCCTGCACAAGGACGTGGAACGCATCGCCTCCTTCGCCCTCCGGGACCCCGCCCGGGTTGAGGTGGAAAAACCGGCGACCGTGGCCGAAGGCATCAGCCAGATCGCCTACCCGGTCATTCAATCCCAAAAAATCCCCTTGTTGTTGACGCTTCTCAACTCGACGGAAATGCGCTCGGTCCTGGTGTTCACCCGGACCAAACACGGGGCCGACAAGGTGGCCCAGCGGCTCACCGAATGCGGCTACCGCACGGGCGTCCTTCACTCCAACCGGTCCCAGAATCAGCGGCAGGCCGCCATGGACGATTTCCGCCACGCCCGCACGCGGCTTCTGGTGGCCACCGACATCGCCGCCCGGGGAATCGACGTCAAAGGCATCAGCCACGTGGTCAATTTCGACGTGCCGCGGCACGCGGAGGACTACGTCCACCGCGTGGGCCGCACCGCCCGGGCCTACGGCGTGGGCGACGCCATTTTGCTCGTGGACCCGTCGGAAGAATCCTTCGTCCGGGGCATTGAACGCTACGCCCGGATCGTGTTTCCCCGGGCGATGATCCCGAATTTTCAATACAACAACCCGCCCCGTGGGGGCGGCGCGCCCGCCGGCCGTTCGGGTCGGTCGCCCTTTTCGTCTCACAAGGGAACGTCCCATTCCCCCCACAAAGGGTCGTCCCACCCCAACGCGCGACACCCCGGAAACCGGCCCCCCCGCGGGCCTTTCCGTCGGCACAAATAA
- the ygiD gene encoding 4,5-DOPA dioxygenase extradiol, translated as MNTWPGLFLGHGSPMNAIRDSPFASAWEELGRALGKPRAVLCLSAHWLTRGTFLTGNARPRTIHDFGGFPPALYEVHYPAPGDPALAEKTAALLGLGSVAVTDEWGLDHGAWSVLRRLYPAADVPVVQMSLDVGLSAAGHWALAERLAPLREDDVLVLASGNVVHNLGDISIEAEASVPPWARDFDEAVAQALRGRDKEALIAWESLTPQARRAHPTPDHFWPLLYTAALRRPGDALTFPVDGFQHGTIAMRAARAG; from the coding sequence ATGAACACGTGGCCGGGGCTGTTTTTGGGACACGGATCGCCGATGAACGCCATCCGGGACTCGCCCTTTGCGAGCGCCTGGGAGGAATTGGGGCGCGCTTTGGGAAAGCCCCGGGCCGTTCTGTGTCTCTCGGCCCACTGGCTCACCCGGGGAACCTTTTTGACCGGAAACGCCCGGCCCCGGACGATCCACGATTTCGGCGGTTTCCCGCCGGCGTTGTACGAGGTTCACTACCCGGCTCCCGGGGACCCGGCTCTGGCCGAAAAAACCGCCGCCCTGTTGGGGTTGGGCTCTGTGGCGGTCACGGACGAATGGGGGTTGGACCACGGCGCCTGGAGCGTCCTGCGCCGTCTCTATCCCGCCGCGGACGTTCCCGTCGTGCAAATGAGCCTCGACGTCGGTCTGTCGGCGGCGGGCCATTGGGCCCTGGCCGAACGATTGGCCCCGTTGCGGGAAGACGACGTTCTCGTTTTGGCCAGCGGCAACGTGGTACACAACTTGGGGGACATTTCCATTGAAGCCGAGGCGTCGGTGCCGCCCTGGGCCCGGGATTTTGACGAAGCCGTGGCCCAAGCGCTTCGGGGCCGTGACAAGGAGGCGCTCATCGCCTGGGAATCCCTCACGCCCCAGGCCCGGCGGGCCCATCCCACGCCCGATCATTTTTGGCCCCTCCTCTACACCGCGGCGCTGCGGCGTCCGGGAGACGCGTTGACTTTTCCGGTCGACGGTTTTCAGCACGGGACGATCGCCATGCGGGCGGCGCGCGCGGGCTGA
- a CDS encoding HD domain-containing protein, whose amino-acid sequence MKKVVFRRYLLKRLNTKISDNKKLALLHGALRRYCPFVDRIAIALHDTKAGRLKTYLSSNRGPSPLVRYESALGDSPSLRRLLANRRSRVVNDLSVFDEGRGLHTLEIRAHGYQSSYAFPMIVNGRVAGLLFFNSRKKNSFTPRALDVLDLFAHLIANVATAGLRTAGVMTAALQTANEMVHYRDPETGNHLERMARYSRLIAQELARAGLYRFDDEQIQTIESFAPLHDVGKLGIPDNVLLKPGALTPKEKKIMRSHTTQGRRIIDAILHNFKLESLHRVDALRHIAEHHHEAMDGSGYPHGLKGNKIPIEARIIAVADIFDALTSVRPYKSAWSNDRAFRYLRRLSRTKLDRDCVQALGQHRHAVEEIQAHFHDAPRPRGTLERPTLTGRAG is encoded by the coding sequence TTGAAAAAAGTCGTTTTTCGCCGCTATTTGCTCAAGCGGCTGAACACCAAGATTTCCGATAATAAAAAGCTCGCGCTCCTTCACGGGGCGCTTCGGCGTTATTGTCCCTTCGTCGACCGGATCGCCATCGCCCTGCACGACACCAAAGCCGGCCGCCTCAAAACCTATCTGTCGAGCAACCGGGGTCCGTCGCCCTTGGTCCGTTACGAATCGGCCTTGGGCGACTCGCCCTCCCTGCGGCGGTTGCTGGCCAACCGGCGGTCCCGGGTGGTCAACGACCTCTCGGTGTTCGACGAGGGGCGGGGATTGCACACCCTGGAAATCCGCGCCCACGGGTACCAATCCAGCTACGCGTTCCCCATGATCGTCAATGGGCGGGTGGCCGGCCTCCTATTTTTTAACAGCCGTAAAAAAAACAGCTTCACCCCCCGCGCCCTCGACGTGCTGGATTTGTTCGCGCACTTAATCGCCAACGTCGCCACCGCCGGTCTGCGCACGGCGGGCGTCATGACGGCGGCGCTTCAAACCGCCAACGAAATGGTCCATTACCGGGACCCCGAAACCGGCAACCACCTGGAACGAATGGCCCGTTATTCGCGCCTGATCGCCCAGGAGTTGGCCCGCGCCGGGCTCTACCGGTTCGACGACGAGCAGATTCAAACCATCGAATCCTTCGCGCCGCTCCACGACGTGGGGAAACTGGGCATTCCGGACAACGTTTTGCTCAAACCCGGAGCCCTGACCCCGAAAGAAAAAAAAATCATGCGGTCGCACACCACCCAGGGTCGCCGCATCATCGACGCCATCCTGCACAATTTCAAATTGGAGTCCCTCCATCGAGTGGACGCCCTGCGGCACATCGCCGAACACCACCACGAGGCCATGGACGGATCGGGCTATCCCCACGGTCTCAAAGGGAACAAGATTCCCATTGAAGCGCGCATCATCGCCGTGGCCGACATTTTCGACGCGTTGACCAGCGTCCGCCCCTACAAAAGCGCCTGGTCCAACGACCGGGCGTTCCGCTACCTTCGCCGGCTGAGCCGCACCAAGCTCGACCGGGACTGTGTGCAGGCTCTGGGCCAGCACCGCCACGCGGTGGAGGAAATCCAGGCCCATTTTCACGACGCCCCCCGGCCCCGCGGGACGCTTGAACGACCGACGTTGACCGGCCGCGCCGGCTAA
- a CDS encoding ThiF family adenylyltransferase, whose amino-acid sequence MTPKPPPSEGANSYGSFVLRNRGYIPDDLQKKILNTRVLLAGCGLGSPIAEALLRTGFTRLLLVDHDTIAPHNLNRQNFTAADIGRRKVEALADRLRAIFPAAEIETMADRVRLENARAIVERADLILDTIDFLSLPDLVSLHDAARESGKPLLSCLTAGWGAAALYFPPGNPCTARRLFGLPDRGPVTGASYVERFAGIMKALAGRLNPAITAVMAEALTVMEDGTPCPASQVAAGGAAVAALAATLAVRVVGGQPVAEAPRIHLVDLDRLAPEGTLTLGGPA is encoded by the coding sequence ATGACCCCGAAGCCCCCGCCCTCGGAAGGGGCGAATTCCTACGGTTCGTTTGTTCTTCGAAACCGCGGCTACATCCCGGACGATTTGCAAAAAAAAATCCTCAACACACGGGTGTTGTTGGCGGGGTGTGGCCTTGGGAGCCCCATCGCCGAGGCTCTCCTGCGGACGGGTTTCACCCGTTTGCTTTTGGTCGATCACGACACCATCGCCCCCCACAACCTGAATCGGCAAAACTTCACGGCCGCGGACATCGGACGTCGGAAAGTGGAGGCGTTGGCCGATCGATTGAGGGCGATTTTTCCGGCCGCCGAAATCGAGACGATGGCCGACCGCGTGCGTCTTGAAAACGCCCGGGCCATCGTCGAGCGCGCCGATTTGATCCTGGACACCATCGATTTTCTGAGTCTTCCCGACTTGGTTTCCCTTCACGACGCCGCCCGGGAATCGGGAAAACCGCTCCTGTCCTGCCTTACGGCGGGGTGGGGCGCCGCGGCCCTTTATTTCCCGCCGGGCAACCCCTGCACCGCGCGCCGCTTGTTCGGCTTGCCGGACCGGGGGCCCGTGACGGGGGCCTCCTACGTGGAGCGTTTTGCCGGGATCATGAAAGCCCTGGCCGGTCGCTTGAACCCCGCCATCACGGCGGTCATGGCGGAGGCCCTCACGGTCATGGAGGACGGCACGCCGTGTCCGGCCTCCCAGGTGGCCGCGGGCGGGGCCGCGGTGGCCGCCCTGGCCGCGACGTTGGCGGTTCGCGTGGTGGGGGGTCAACCGGTGGCCGAGGCGCCCCGGATTCATTTGGTCGATTTGGACCGGTTGGCGCCCGAGGGGACGCTGACCTTGGGGGGACCGGCGTGA
- a CDS encoding calcium/sodium antiporter, giving the protein MTTALLVGGLALLVLGAEFLIRGASRLALRAGIPSLVVGLTIVAYGTSAPEMIVSAKAALAGQADLALGNVVGSNIFNVLFILGASALLAPLLVSRPIIQREVPLMIAVSVLLWVLALDGRVSRAEGVFLLLLLAAYTFFQVRLGLRQGNGNPAPVKSSPGLNILAIGGGLALLVLGARWFLEGSVHLARSAGFSELIIGLTIVAAGTSLPEVATSLLATWRGERDLAVGNVVGSNIFNILGVLGASAVLGGGVAVSGAARAFDIPLMTAVALACLPIFFTGHVIARWEGIVFLFYYAAYTAFLVLDARAHDALPLFNAMMMWFALPLTVLTLAVLTYRHVGKAPSRLSGGALPRPPRH; this is encoded by the coding sequence ATGACGACGGCGTTGCTGGTGGGAGGGCTGGCCCTCCTGGTCCTGGGGGCCGAGTTTCTGATTCGGGGCGCCAGCCGGTTGGCGCTCCGGGCGGGGATTCCGAGCCTGGTGGTGGGCTTGACCATCGTGGCCTATGGGACGAGCGCCCCGGAAATGATCGTCAGCGCCAAGGCCGCTCTGGCGGGGCAGGCCGATCTCGCCCTGGGGAACGTCGTGGGTTCCAACATTTTTAACGTTCTCTTCATCTTGGGAGCCTCGGCCCTGCTCGCCCCCCTTCTGGTGAGCCGTCCCATCATCCAGCGCGAAGTCCCCCTCATGATTGCCGTCAGCGTTCTCCTCTGGGTCCTGGCCTTGGACGGTCGGGTGTCCCGGGCGGAGGGGGTCTTCCTTCTCCTCCTGCTGGCGGCCTACACGTTCTTCCAGGTGCGCTTGGGTCTCCGCCAGGGCAACGGCAACCCGGCTCCCGTGAAATCTTCCCCGGGGCTCAACATCCTCGCCATCGGCGGTGGATTGGCCCTCCTCGTCCTGGGCGCCCGGTGGTTCCTGGAGGGCAGCGTTCATTTGGCCCGGTCCGCGGGCTTCAGCGAACTCATCATCGGCCTCACCATTGTGGCCGCGGGCACGAGCCTGCCCGAGGTGGCGACGTCGCTCTTGGCCACCTGGCGAGGAGAGCGGGATTTGGCCGTGGGCAACGTGGTGGGATCGAATATTTTCAATATTCTTGGAGTTTTGGGCGCGTCGGCGGTTCTGGGGGGCGGCGTGGCCGTCTCCGGGGCGGCCCGGGCCTTCGACATCCCCTTGATGACCGCCGTGGCCCTGGCCTGTCTGCCGATTTTTTTTACAGGCCACGTGATCGCTCGGTGGGAGGGGATTGTTTTTCTATTTTACTACGCGGCGTACACGGCGTTCCTCGTGCTGGACGCCCGCGCGCACGACGCCTTGCCGCTTTTCAACGCGATGATGATGTGGTTCGCGCTCCCGCTCACGGTCCTCACCCTTGCCGTCTTGACCTACCGGCACGTCGGAAAGGCTCCCTCTCGGCTCAGCGGCGGAGCGCTCCCCCGTCCCCCCCGGCATTAA
- a CDS encoding zinc metalloprotease HtpX yields the protein MNRLKTTALLGLLTALLLWMGQALGGSTGLAMALVLAGGMNFASYWWSDKIVLAMSGAKPLGEREAPDLHRMVRTLSLKAGIPIPRLYRLAQAAPNAFATGRDPAHGAVAVTEGLLASLDRAEIEGVLAHEIGHIKNRDTLTMTVAAALGGALSMLADLAMWTALAGRSSSDNDEGGHPWAGLVGVIVAPLAALLIQAAISRSREFDADEAAARLSGNPRALASALLKIEALARRQALPTSPAAAHLFIINPLRGGGLAVLFSTHPATRERVKRLEALAREGLSWAA from the coding sequence ATGAACCGATTGAAAACGACGGCGCTGTTGGGATTGTTGACGGCCCTCCTCTTATGGATGGGCCAGGCCCTGGGGGGATCGACCGGTCTGGCGATGGCCCTGGTGTTGGCCGGTGGGATGAACTTCGCAAGTTATTGGTGGTCGGACAAGATCGTCCTGGCCATGTCCGGCGCGAAACCCCTGGGGGAGCGGGAGGCCCCGGACCTTCACCGGATGGTTCGGACCCTGTCCCTGAAAGCGGGCATTCCGATTCCCCGGCTCTACCGTCTGGCTCAGGCCGCCCCCAACGCCTTCGCCACGGGGCGGGACCCGGCCCACGGCGCGGTGGCCGTAACCGAGGGACTGCTGGCCTCCCTGGACCGGGCGGAAATCGAGGGCGTTTTGGCCCACGAAATCGGCCACATTAAAAACCGGGACACCCTCACCATGACGGTGGCGGCGGCCCTGGGCGGGGCCCTGTCGATGCTGGCCGACCTGGCGATGTGGACCGCCCTCGCGGGTCGCTCCTCCTCGGATAACGACGAGGGCGGTCACCCCTGGGCGGGCCTGGTGGGGGTGATCGTGGCCCCCCTGGCGGCCCTGTTGATCCAGGCGGCCATCTCCCGGTCCCGGGAATTCGACGCGGACGAAGCCGCGGCGCGACTGTCGGGAAACCCCCGGGCCCTGGCCAGCGCGCTGCTCAAAATCGAGGCCCTCGCCCGACGACAGGCCCTGCCCACGTCCCCCGCCGCGGCCCATCTGTTCATCATCAATCCCCTCCGGGGGGGCGGTTTGGCGGTCCTCTTTTCGACCCACCCGGCCACCCGGGAACGGGTCAAGCGGTTGGAGGCCCTGGCCCGGGAAGGCCTGTCCTGGGCGGCGTAG
- a CDS encoding DUF1232 domain-containing protein produces the protein MLKAFQEKLARLANDPQDPFRRRVTERVGPLEAPRIEAPLRRMILAMPDMLGQIAAWSRELGVPQPLKRAQVFALAYIVNPEDLLPEGDAGLYGYLDDAYIVAATYYRTMQEVGPAGLRPLTDNVSLALGVPEWVEIFRRHWPELAERIDGLLDTHLDRPDARRMANGRWFAPRGAAAGIRQEKRLRAPRRS, from the coding sequence ATGCTGAAAGCCTTTCAGGAAAAACTGGCGCGGTTGGCGAACGATCCCCAGGATCCCTTTCGCCGGCGGGTCACCGAGCGGGTGGGCCCGCTGGAAGCCCCCCGCATCGAGGCCCCGCTCCGACGGATGATTTTGGCCATGCCCGACATGCTGGGCCAAATCGCCGCCTGGTCCCGGGAGTTGGGGGTGCCCCAGCCTTTGAAACGCGCCCAGGTGTTCGCCCTGGCTTACATCGTCAACCCGGAGGACTTGTTGCCCGAGGGCGACGCCGGCCTCTACGGGTATTTGGACGACGCCTACATCGTGGCCGCCACCTATTACCGGACCATGCAGGAAGTCGGCCCGGCGGGCCTGCGGCCCCTGACCGATAACGTATCCTTGGCCCTCGGCGTCCCTGAATGGGTGGAGATTTTCCGGCGCCACTGGCCGGAGCTGGCGGAACGGATCGACGGCCTGCTGGACACACATTTGGATCGCCCCGACGCCCGCCGAATGGCAAACGGCCGCTGGTTCGCGCCCCGGGGAGCCGCCGCGGGAATCCGGCAGGAAAAAAGGCTCCGGGCTCCGCGACGTTCCTGA
- a CDS encoding LysR family transcriptional regulator, translating to MIPLNYHHLYYFYTVAKTGSIAKATDTLLLAQPTISAQIKELERFFKRPLFERRNRRLVLTEDGRRVLDYAESIFGLGRELEDVFRDRAPGAPTGAQLGVATDTPRALAHRLLEMALADFPGAPLIVREGPTTALAEDLRQQRLDLVLSTSRLPPGTKDEFITKRVGRIPLVFAAVPRRAATVRRWPDDLGRQPMVLPAGGAYREIRDLWDQWGISPKVLVEVDDVELARRVALEGHGVAVLNALTAAVQTPGARLVPVGKPTGLFESVYLTVRRRKYTNPIAARLFEDFVLSSET from the coding sequence ATGATTCCTCTGAACTACCACCATCTCTATTACTTTTACACCGTGGCCAAAACCGGGAGCATCGCCAAGGCCACGGACACGCTGCTTCTGGCCCAGCCGACGATCAGCGCCCAGATTAAGGAACTGGAGCGGTTTTTCAAGCGGCCGCTGTTCGAACGCCGAAACCGCCGGCTGGTCCTCACGGAGGACGGCCGGCGGGTCCTGGACTACGCCGAAAGCATTTTCGGCCTGGGCCGAGAGTTGGAGGACGTTTTTCGGGACCGGGCCCCCGGGGCGCCAACGGGCGCGCAGCTGGGCGTCGCCACGGACACCCCCCGCGCCCTGGCCCATCGATTGCTGGAAATGGCCCTGGCGGATTTTCCCGGGGCCCCCCTGATCGTGCGGGAGGGACCGACGACCGCTCTGGCGGAGGACCTTCGTCAGCAACGACTTGATTTGGTCTTAAGCACGTCGCGGTTGCCCCCCGGGACCAAAGACGAATTCATCACGAAACGCGTCGGCCGGATTCCCCTGGTGTTTGCGGCCGTCCCGCGCCGGGCGGCCACGGTGCGCCGTTGGCCCGACGATCTGGGGCGTCAACCGATGGTTTTGCCGGCGGGGGGGGCCTATCGGGAGATTCGGGACTTGTGGGATCAATGGGGCATTTCCCCCAAAGTTCTAGTGGAAGTCGACGATGTGGAGTTGGCCCGCCGGGTGGCCCTCGAGGGCCACGGGGTGGCGGTATTGAACGCCTTGACCGCCGCCGTCCAAACCCCCGGGGCGCGCCTGGTTCCGGTGGGGAAACCCACGGGTCTTTTCGAATCCGTTTATCTCACGGTGAGGCGGCGAAAATACACCAATCCTATTGCCGCCCGCCTCTTTGAGGATTTTGTCTTGTCCTCCGAAACATAA
- the rsmI gene encoding 16S rRNA (cytidine(1402)-2'-O)-methyltransferase, protein MPLFLVATPIGNLKDLSDRAREVLAGADVVLAEDTRQTRKLLQHAGLDRPMLRYDEHVHRRSAPEILERLARGEKIALATDAGTPGLSDPGGRLVAEAVARNLPVIPIPGPSALLAALAASGLPWDRFTFLGFLPRRPGRLKRELEAGRERTIVFYESPHRVVKTLDIAREVLGDAPCAVARELTKIHEEILRGPLSTVAEALRARSEVRGEITVVVAPAETPADDSNEEDSE, encoded by the coding sequence GTGCCCCTATTCCTCGTCGCTACCCCCATCGGCAATTTGAAGGACTTGAGCGACCGGGCCCGGGAGGTTTTGGCCGGGGCGGACGTCGTTTTGGCCGAGGACACCCGGCAGACCCGGAAACTCCTCCAGCACGCCGGGCTGGACCGGCCGATGCTTCGCTACGACGAGCACGTTCATCGGCGGTCGGCGCCGGAGATTTTGGAGCGGTTGGCCCGGGGGGAAAAGATCGCCCTGGCCACCGACGCGGGCACGCCGGGCCTCTCCGACCCGGGCGGCCGGTTGGTGGCCGAAGCCGTCGCCCGGAACCTGCCGGTGATCCCGATCCCCGGCCCCTCGGCCCTGCTGGCGGCCCTGGCCGCGTCGGGGCTTCCCTGGGACCGATTCACGTTTTTGGGATTTTTGCCCCGGCGCCCCGGTCGGTTGAAGCGGGAGCTGGAAGCGGGACGGGAACGGACGATCGTGTTTTACGAGTCGCCCCACCGGGTGGTCAAAACCCTGGACATCGCCCGGGAAGTGTTGGGCGACGCCCCCTGCGCCGTGGCGCGGGAGCTCACTAAAATCCACGAGGAAATTTTGCGGGGCCCCTTGTCGACGGTGGCCGAGGCCCTTCGGGCCCGGAGCGAAGTGCGGGGCGAAATCACGGTGGTGGTGGCCCCGGCGGAAACGCCGGCGGACGATTCGAACGAGGAGGATTCGGAATGA